From Paracoccus aminovorans, one genomic window encodes:
- the ccrA gene encoding crotonyl-CoA carboxylase/reductase yields MALDQPTPIAPYDAPEKDLYEIGEMPPLGYVPKQMYAWAIRRERHGEPDKAMQVEVVETPPIDSNEVLVLVMAAGVNYNGIWAGLGVPISPFDGHGAPYHIAGSDASGIVWAVGDKVKNWKVGDEVVIHCNQDDGNDEECNGGDPMYSPSQRIWGYETPDGSFAQFTRVQAQQLMRRPQHLTWEESACYTLTLATAYRMLFGHEPHELKPGMNVLVWGASGGLGSFAIQLINAAGANAIGVISDEDKRDFVMSLGAKGVINRKDFKCWGQLPTVNTPEYKEWFTEARKFGKAIWDITGKGNNVDIVFEHPGEATFPVSTLVCKKGGMVVICAGTSGFNCTFDVRYMWMHQKRLQGSHFAHLKQASAANKLMLERRIDPCMSEVFPWAEIPAAHVKMLRNEHKPGNMAVLVQSPVTGLRTFEDALEAGRR; encoded by the coding sequence ATGGCCCTGGACCAACCGACCCCGATCGCGCCCTATGATGCGCCGGAAAAGGACCTTTACGAGATCGGCGAGATGCCGCCCCTGGGTTATGTCCCCAAGCAGATGTACGCTTGGGCGATCCGGCGCGAGCGCCATGGCGAGCCCGACAAGGCCATGCAGGTCGAGGTGGTCGAGACGCCGCCCATCGACAGCAACGAGGTGCTGGTCCTGGTGATGGCGGCGGGCGTCAACTACAACGGCATCTGGGCCGGCCTCGGCGTGCCGATCAGCCCCTTCGACGGCCATGGCGCGCCCTATCACATCGCCGGCTCGGACGCCTCGGGCATCGTCTGGGCGGTGGGCGACAAGGTCAAGAACTGGAAGGTCGGCGACGAGGTCGTCATCCACTGCAACCAGGACGACGGCAACGACGAGGAATGCAACGGCGGCGACCCGATGTATTCGCCCAGCCAGCGCATCTGGGGCTATGAGACGCCGGACGGGTCCTTTGCCCAGTTCACCCGCGTCCAGGCCCAGCAGCTGATGCGCCGCCCCCAGCACCTGACCTGGGAGGAATCGGCCTGCTACACGCTGACGCTGGCCACCGCCTATCGCATGCTCTTCGGGCACGAACCGCATGAGTTGAAGCCGGGCATGAACGTGCTGGTCTGGGGCGCCTCGGGCGGGCTTGGCAGCTTCGCGATCCAGCTGATCAACGCGGCCGGCGCCAATGCCATCGGCGTGATCTCGGACGAGGACAAGCGCGATTTCGTCATGTCGCTGGGCGCCAAGGGCGTCATCAACCGCAAGGACTTCAAGTGCTGGGGGCAGCTGCCCACGGTGAACACCCCCGAATACAAGGAATGGTTCACCGAGGCGCGCAAGTTCGGCAAGGCGATCTGGGACATCACCGGCAAGGGCAACAACGTCGACATCGTCTTCGAGCACCCCGGCGAGGCGACCTTCCCGGTCTCGACCCTGGTCTGCAAGAAGGGCGGCATGGTGGTGATCTGCGCCGGCACCTCGGGTTTCAACTGCACTTTCGACGTGCGCTACATGTGGATGCACCAGAAGCGCCTGCAGGGCTCGCACTTCGCCCACCTGAAGCAGGCGTCGGCCGCGAACAAGCTGATGCTCGAACGCCGCATCGACCCCTGCATGTCCGAGGTCTTCCCTTGGGCGGAAATCCCGGCCGCGCATGTGAAGATGCTGCGCAACGAGCACAAGCCCGGCAACATGGCGGTGCTGGTGCAATCGCCGGTGACCGGGTTGCGCACCTTCGAGGACGCGCTGGAAGCCGGGCGGCGCTGA